One Nicotiana sylvestris chromosome 12, ASM39365v2, whole genome shotgun sequence genomic window carries:
- the LOC104245776 gene encoding aquaporin TIP1-1, with product MPISRIAIGRPEEATHPDALKAALAEFISTLIFVFAGSGSGVAFSKLTGGGANTPAGLIAAAIAHAFGLFVAVSVGANISGGHVNPAVTFGAFVGGNITLLRGILYWIAQLLGSVVACFLLKFTTGGLEIGTFGLSDGVGVGNALVLEIVMTFGLVYTVYATAVDPKKGSLGTIAPIAIGFIVGANILAGGAFDGASMNPAVSFGPAVVSWSWNNHWVYWAGPLIGGGLAGLIYEFFFINQTHEPLPQ from the exons ATGCCGATCAGCCGGATAGCAATCGGAAGACCGGAGGAAGCCACTCACCCCGACGCCTTAAAGGCGGCGTTGGCCGAGTTTATTTCCACCTTAATTTTCGTATTTGCAGGTTCAGGTTCAGGTGTAGCATTTAGCAAGTTGACTGGAGGTGGTGCTAACACCCCTGCCGGTCTCATCGCCGCCGCTATTGCTCATGCTTTTGGGTTGTTCGTGGCGGTTTCCGTCGGTGCTAACATTTCCGGCGGACATGTTAACCCTGCTGTCACCTTTGGTGCCTTTGTTGGTGGTAATATCACACTTTTACGTGGAATTTTGTACTGGATTGCTCAGTTGCTTGGCTCTGTTGTTGCTTGCTTCCTTCTCAAGTTCACCACTGGTGGCTTG GAGATTGGTACATTCGGCTTGTCTGATGGAGTGGGTGTAGGAAACGCATTGGTACTTGAAATAGTAATGACATTTGGCCTAGTCTACACCGTGTACGCTACCGCAGTGGATCCAAAGAAGGGCAGTTTGGGAACAATTGCACCAATTGCAATTGGTTTCATTGTTGGAGCCAATATTTTGGCTGGTGGGGCCTTTGATGGGGCGTCTATGAACCCAGCAGTTTCTTTCGGGCCAGCAGTTGTGAGCTGGAGCTGGAACAACCACTGGGTTTACTGGGCTGGGCCTTTGATTGGTGGTGGGCTTGCTGGGCTTATTTATGAGTTCTTCTTCATTAACCAGACCCATGAACCTTTGCCCCAATAA